Proteins encoded together in one Nitrospira sp. window:
- a CDS encoding shikimate kinase — protein sequence MNVVLIGYRGTGKSTVGKIVATRLGRELLSTDAEIVKSAGQTIPQIVEQHGWEFFRDLESKICQDLAGKDGLVLDTGGGAILRPQNVEVLKRTGMLFWLTASVATIATRIGSDTQRPSLTGTKSFVDEIQEVLRERTPKYQAAADHVIETEGKSVTQVADEILASM from the coding sequence ATGAACGTGGTGCTGATCGGTTATCGTGGTACGGGGAAGAGCACGGTCGGGAAAATTGTGGCGACCCGCCTCGGTCGCGAATTGCTCTCCACCGATGCCGAGATTGTAAAGTCGGCGGGACAAACCATTCCTCAGATCGTTGAACAACATGGGTGGGAGTTCTTTCGTGATCTGGAAAGCAAAATCTGCCAGGATCTGGCCGGGAAGGACGGGTTGGTGCTCGATACCGGCGGGGGAGCCATCCTTAGGCCCCAAAATGTCGAAGTGTTGAAGCGCACTGGGATGCTGTTCTGGCTGACCGCCTCCGTTGCGACCATTGCCACCCGAATCGGGTCCGACACGCAACGGCCCTCGCTGACCGGCACCAAGTCGTTTGTGGATGAGATTCAAGAGGTGCTGCGGGAGCGTACTCCGAAGTATCAAGCAGCGGCTGATCATGTGATTGAGACGGAGGGAAAGTCTGTTACTCAGGTTGCCGATGAAATTCTGGCGAGTATGTAG
- a CDS encoding shikimate dehydrogenase — MEIDTKTQFCGVIGKPVGHSLSPAIHNAAFRTVGLNFVYLAWQVEAIGDAVKGLRALGNFRGASVTIPHKVAAIQFLDRVEPTAKRIGAINTIVAENGELTGYNTDATGALRALREGGVELKGRRVVVLGSGGAARAIAVALAAESGVEKLTLLGIEDLERTRLAQDVRSVGAVTVEDSPLDEAALRQVLPDSHVLIHCTPVGMSPNAEATCVPASLLHQGLAVMDIVYNPRETQLLKDAKRVGCKTIPGLEMFLNQAVTQFELWTNQSAPVAVMRAVLESHFQ; from the coding sequence ATGGAAATCGATACAAAGACACAATTCTGCGGGGTGATCGGCAAGCCGGTTGGCCACTCGCTCTCGCCGGCCATTCACAATGCGGCGTTTAGAACAGTAGGGCTCAATTTCGTCTATCTTGCGTGGCAGGTGGAGGCCATCGGCGATGCCGTCAAAGGGCTTCGGGCCCTGGGCAACTTCCGAGGGGCGAGTGTGACGATCCCGCACAAGGTGGCTGCGATACAATTCCTTGACCGGGTGGAGCCCACGGCGAAGCGGATTGGAGCGATCAATACCATTGTCGCTGAAAATGGCGAGCTGACCGGATACAACACCGATGCGACTGGTGCATTGCGGGCGTTACGTGAAGGTGGAGTCGAGCTGAAGGGGCGACGCGTCGTGGTGCTTGGATCCGGAGGGGCCGCGAGAGCGATCGCTGTTGCGCTGGCTGCTGAGTCCGGCGTGGAGAAATTGACGTTATTAGGCATTGAGGATTTGGAGCGAACTCGCTTGGCTCAAGATGTTCGTTCTGTAGGGGCAGTCACGGTAGAAGATTCTCCTTTAGATGAGGCCGCTCTTCGCCAGGTGCTTCCAGACTCGCATGTCCTGATTCATTGTACCCCGGTCGGTATGTCTCCCAACGCCGAGGCGACCTGTGTCCCTGCATCGCTCCTCCATCAAGGACTAGCTGTTATGGACATCGTCTATAATCCACGGGAGACGCAGCTGCTCAAAGATGCCAAACGCGTCGGGTGCAAGACGATTCCCGGCTTGGAAATGTTTCTCAATCAGGCCGTCACGCAATTTGAGCTCTGGACCAATCAATCCGCGCCGGTTGCCGTGATGCGCGCGGTCTTGGAGTCGCATTTCCAATGA
- a CDS encoding SDR family oxidoreductase — protein MNRMEGKVAVVTGGNAGIGEAIAKRFADEGASIVITGRRQQELDRVASVIRLNKGKVLGVAGSVTDEMHVLDVVKRTLDSFGRIDVLVNNAGIGDFGKRLHETDDATWAKVLDINITGVFRMTRAVLPSMQRQGRGAIVNISSIASLVGLFGLAAYTASKGALDALTRALAIEYAKEGIRCNVVNPGLIHTPMAASLMADPDRLQPILAQYAIRRVGTPEEVANMVLYLASDEAAWVTGGTFPIDGGMTVNKS, from the coding sequence ATGAACAGGATGGAAGGCAAGGTGGCCGTCGTGACCGGAGGAAATGCCGGGATCGGTGAAGCCATCGCAAAACGGTTTGCCGACGAGGGCGCCTCGATCGTCATCACAGGACGTCGGCAGCAGGAGTTAGATCGTGTCGCCAGCGTGATCCGATTGAACAAGGGCAAGGTACTCGGGGTTGCCGGCTCCGTGACAGATGAGATGCATGTGCTGGACGTGGTCAAGCGAACCCTCGATAGTTTTGGGCGGATTGATGTACTCGTCAACAACGCAGGAATCGGAGATTTTGGGAAACGACTCCATGAAACCGACGATGCAACCTGGGCGAAGGTGTTGGACATCAATATCACCGGAGTGTTTCGCATGACGCGAGCCGTCCTTCCCTCTATGCAGAGGCAAGGACGAGGCGCGATCGTGAATATTTCGTCCATTGCCAGTCTCGTTGGGCTCTTCGGGCTGGCCGCCTATACGGCATCCAAGGGTGCGCTCGACGCGTTGACGCGTGCCCTGGCGATCGAGTACGCGAAGGAGGGTATCCGGTGCAATGTCGTGAATCCTGGTCTTATTCATACACCGATGGCGGCCTCCTTGATGGCCGACCCGGATCGGTTGCAACCCATTCTGGCGCAGTATGCGATTCGACGGGTTGGGACGCCTGAAGAAGTGGCGAATATGGTGCTCTATCTCGCGTCGGATGAGGCGGCGTGGGTGACCGGGGGAACCTTCCCCATTGACGGGGGCATGACTGTCAACAAGAGTTAA
- the asnB gene encoding asparagine synthase (glutamine-hydrolyzing), producing the protein MCGVAGIVSAQPMTSLQQERLLYMSDAMVHRGPDGAGSLLGSHVSLAMRRLSIIDLSGGWQPLYNEDKSLALIANGEIYNFVELRSQLESQGHRFRSRSDVEVIVHLYEEYGERCVDYLRGMFAFALWDERRKNVFLARDRMGEKPLYLFEQGDTLYFASELKALLRAGVVDFQLDREAVYQYFHFQYVPEPMTMIKGVRKLSAGTALTISIHPWSLRESRYWRMDDAPRLDDDPVSTIRTELERVSELIMRSDVPVGVALSGGLDSSALAALVARAYPGRLTAFTVGYEGRPRFDERREAKAIADYLSIPVHEVEIKTEDMVNAFPSLVWQTDDPIADIAGYGYSAVMSTAHQHGVPVMLSGQGGTSSFGGIHG; encoded by the coding sequence ATGTGCGGAGTCGCCGGTATCGTCAGCGCACAACCCATGACGTCGCTGCAGCAGGAGCGGCTGTTGTACATGAGCGACGCGATGGTTCACCGAGGGCCGGACGGGGCCGGATCTTTACTTGGATCTCACGTCTCGCTGGCCATGCGTCGCTTGAGCATCATCGATCTGTCCGGTGGCTGGCAGCCCTTGTACAACGAGGACAAATCACTCGCATTGATCGCGAACGGAGAAATCTACAATTTTGTGGAACTCCGGTCTCAGTTGGAATCACAAGGGCATCGCTTCCGGTCACGCAGTGATGTCGAGGTGATCGTTCATCTGTATGAAGAATACGGCGAACGGTGCGTCGATTATCTTCGTGGCATGTTCGCCTTTGCTTTGTGGGATGAACGTCGAAAGAATGTATTCCTTGCCCGGGATCGGATGGGTGAAAAGCCCCTGTATCTCTTCGAACAGGGCGACACGCTCTACTTTGCCTCGGAACTGAAAGCCCTGCTTCGCGCAGGCGTCGTCGACTTTCAACTCGATCGTGAGGCGGTCTACCAATATTTCCACTTTCAGTATGTGCCCGAGCCGATGACCATGATCAAAGGGGTCCGCAAGCTTTCTGCCGGGACGGCACTGACGATCTCCATACATCCGTGGTCGTTGAGAGAGTCCCGGTATTGGAGAATGGACGATGCACCTCGGCTGGACGACGACCCGGTCTCGACCATTCGAACCGAATTAGAGCGGGTGAGCGAACTGATCATGCGGTCCGATGTGCCGGTGGGTGTGGCCCTTAGCGGAGGGTTGGATTCAAGCGCCTTGGCGGCATTGGTTGCCAGAGCGTACCCGGGACGGCTGACTGCGTTCACGGTCGGATACGAGGGGCGTCCGAGGTTTGACGAGCGCCGGGAGGCCAAGGCCATAGCGGACTATCTATCGATTCCTGTCCATGAGGTTGAGATCAAGACGGAGGACATGGTCAATGCCTTTCCTTCGCTGGTCTGGCAGACCGATGATCCGATCGCCGACATTGCCGGCTACGGGTACAGCGCCGTTATGAGTACTGCTCACCAACATGGTGTTCCAGTTATGCTCTCGGGGCAGGGGGGGACGAGCTCTTTTGGGGGTATCCATGGGTGA
- a CDS encoding CYTH and CHAD domain-containing protein: MSSAASPHSRSINAMREQEIKLSVDQSFRWPEQYGTPLPRRHLISTYYDTAAYDLAHARITLRHRIERGKQSWQLKIPLGDDRQEVEASGTQGNPPAALRTLLILHLGHRRLTPVVTLHVRRAGLLVRQGRIPIAELALDHVAVITHGAVIQHFRELEIEQRQGDKNSLRALERQLRNAGASDHDGRPKFFRALSLQISAPPLQPEANAPVAEHLKWALTQHVEWLLAHDPGTRLGTESESVHQFRVAIRRLRAVLRAARPTLLPAWARSLEQELTWLSELLGPARDLDVQIAYFIQESTGLNARDRKLLAQFISHLRAQRALVQQMLLSELTSARYFELIRRLQQAARDPSIIDSPLTICELANRQFKKLRETIRQLRSSPSAVALHKVRIKVKRARYAAELARCSVGKPASRFMKSARRVQEVLGSHQDAIQAERYIQQFVKYSISVRAGFLAGRMAERQRHRRDTIRKELNPLLKAMLKQGKKTWG; the protein is encoded by the coding sequence ATGTCTTCGGCCGCCTCACCGCATTCCCGCTCGATCAATGCCATGCGGGAACAAGAGATCAAACTCTCCGTCGACCAGTCGTTTCGCTGGCCGGAACAATACGGTACGCCTCTCCCACGGCGACACCTGATTTCCACCTATTACGACACCGCCGCCTATGACTTGGCCCATGCTCGGATCACTCTTCGCCACCGAATCGAACGCGGGAAACAGTCCTGGCAGCTCAAGATCCCGTTGGGCGATGATCGGCAGGAGGTGGAAGCGTCCGGTACACAGGGTAATCCTCCAGCCGCGCTCCGCACGTTATTGATTCTTCACCTAGGACATCGCCGCCTGACGCCGGTCGTCACCCTGCACGTCCGGCGAGCCGGTCTCCTGGTACGCCAGGGCCGCATACCCATCGCGGAACTTGCGCTCGACCACGTCGCGGTCATTACGCACGGTGCTGTGATCCAACACTTTCGTGAACTCGAAATCGAACAACGTCAGGGCGATAAGAATTCCCTTCGTGCCCTCGAACGGCAGTTGCGAAACGCCGGGGCATCCGATCATGACGGGCGGCCAAAATTCTTTCGTGCCCTCTCGCTCCAGATCTCCGCTCCACCCCTGCAGCCTGAGGCAAACGCGCCGGTGGCCGAACATCTGAAGTGGGCACTGACCCAGCATGTTGAATGGCTCCTCGCTCATGATCCCGGTACGAGGCTCGGTACCGAGAGTGAGAGTGTGCATCAATTCCGCGTCGCTATCAGACGACTGCGAGCGGTGCTCCGCGCGGCACGACCGACCCTGCTTCCGGCCTGGGCCAGATCCCTGGAACAGGAGCTCACGTGGCTCAGCGAACTGCTGGGACCAGCCCGCGATCTCGACGTCCAAATCGCCTATTTCATCCAGGAGTCAACCGGATTGAATGCGCGAGATCGCAAGCTGTTGGCACAATTCATCTCCCACCTCCGCGCGCAACGAGCGCTCGTTCAGCAGATGCTGCTCAGCGAATTAACGAGCGCTCGATACTTCGAACTCATTCGGCGGCTGCAACAAGCTGCCCGGGATCCCTCGATCATTGATTCTCCCTTGACGATCTGCGAGCTTGCTAACCGGCAATTCAAGAAGTTGCGTGAGACAATCCGACAGCTTCGATCCTCGCCCTCGGCTGTCGCCCTGCACAAGGTCCGTATCAAGGTAAAACGCGCCCGCTACGCTGCGGAGCTTGCGCGTTGCTCTGTGGGCAAACCCGCCAGCCGCTTCATGAAATCCGCTCGTAGGGTTCAAGAGGTGTTAGGAAGCCATCAGGATGCAATCCAAGCGGAGCGCTACATCCAGCAGTTTGTGAAGTACTCGATAAGTGTTCGGGCCGGCTTTCTTGCCGGGCGTATGGCCGAGCGGCAACGTCACCGACGAGACACGATCCGCAAAGAATTGAACCCGCTGCTTAAGGCCATGCTAAAGCAGGGGAAGAAGACATGGGGATGA